Proteins co-encoded in one Acidobacteriota bacterium genomic window:
- a CDS encoding iron-sulfur cluster assembly accessory protein, producing the protein MSTATVTPTAEVVTGAPVSTQPVTLTPAAIAKVKEIMGGQDPVPAGLRIGVVGGGCSGFQYSMSFENQAGMMDKVYKFDDLKVFVDATSAMYLQNCTVDYVETLEAAGFKFENAAVKSTCGCGSSFSV; encoded by the coding sequence ATGTCTACTGCAACCGTTACCCCTACCGCTGAAGTTGTTACCGGTGCCCCTGTTTCGACGCAGCCGGTCACCCTTACCCCTGCGGCAATCGCCAAGGTGAAGGAGATCATGGGCGGGCAGGATCCGGTTCCAGCCGGCCTGCGGATCGGCGTTGTAGGCGGTGGCTGCTCCGGCTTCCAGTACTCCATGTCGTTCGAAAACCAGGCTGGCATGATGGACAAGGTCTATAAGTTCGACGATCTGAAGGTCTTCGTCGACGCCACCTCGGCCATGTATCTGCAAAACTGCACGGTCGACTACGTGGAAACCCTCGAAGCGGCGGGCTTCAAGTTTGAGAATGCAGCCGTGAAGTCAACCTGCGGTTGCGGATCCAGCTTCAGCGTCTGA
- a CDS encoding type II secretion system F family protein — MNEFVVRLSDERGRIQEQTYSAATAEELRARFTQAGYYVYSVKAKGALSSAGRKKVKLDNFLIFNQQFLTLIRAGLPILGSLELLGRRQKVAHFRAQLEDVAARVKTGESISQAFEAQGGFPVVYTTTLLAGERSGNLEEVLDRYLSFQRVSLTFRKKLKASLIYPALLVIVVIGLFIFLITFVVPRFAQLYEQLGTQLPALTTFLLSLGQNAQRYGIYFAAVLGGLGFLFYRWTKTDAGANAVDRVRIGLPIFGPVWLKYQVGLFSRTLSTLLTGGLPLVPSLETAAKSIDSRQVANAVFKSVETVREGKGLARSLEQTKAFPELAIEMIEVGESTGALPQMLNSVAEFFEEDVQTNLTAAMSLIEPLILIVMGVVVVTILIALYLPIFSLSAGGTTN, encoded by the coding sequence ATGAATGAGTTTGTCGTTCGGCTGTCGGATGAGCGGGGTCGCATTCAGGAGCAGACCTATTCGGCTGCGACCGCCGAGGAGCTGCGCGCGCGCTTCACCCAGGCAGGCTACTATGTCTACTCGGTCAAGGCGAAGGGCGCACTGTCTTCCGCCGGACGCAAAAAGGTCAAACTCGATAACTTCCTCATCTTCAACCAGCAGTTTCTGACGCTCATCCGCGCCGGCCTTCCCATTCTCGGTTCGCTGGAGTTGCTGGGACGGCGGCAGAAGGTGGCGCACTTTCGCGCTCAGCTTGAAGACGTCGCCGCGCGCGTAAAAACCGGCGAGTCGATCTCTCAGGCATTCGAGGCGCAGGGCGGGTTCCCGGTCGTCTACACGACCACGCTTCTGGCAGGGGAGCGCTCAGGCAACCTCGAGGAGGTCCTCGATCGCTACCTCAGCTTTCAGCGTGTCTCCCTCACCTTCCGCAAGAAGTTAAAGGCGAGCCTAATCTACCCGGCTCTACTGGTCATCGTCGTTATAGGGCTGTTTATTTTTCTCATCACATTTGTCGTCCCACGTTTCGCGCAGCTCTATGAGCAGCTCGGAACGCAGCTTCCTGCGTTGACGACTTTTCTCCTCAGTCTCGGCCAGAACGCCCAGCGCTACGGCATCTACTTCGCAGCCGTGCTCGGCGGTCTCGGCTTCCTCTTCTACCGCTGGACAAAGACCGATGCAGGGGCCAACGCTGTGGACAGAGTGCGCATCGGTCTTCCAATCTTTGGCCCTGTCTGGCTCAAGTACCAGGTAGGACTCTTCTCTCGCACGCTCTCCACTCTGCTGACCGGCGGCCTTCCCCTGGTCCCCTCGTTGGAGACGGCCGCCAAATCCATCGACTCGCGCCAGGTTGCGAATGCCGTCTTCAAGTCGGTAGAGACCGTCCGCGAGGGCAAAGGCCTTGCAAGAAGCCTAGAACAGACAAAGGCATTCCCTGAACTTGCAATCGAGATGATTGAGGTCGGCGAATCGACCGGAGCGCTCCCGCAGATGTTGAACTCCGTGGCGGAGTTCTTTGAAGAAGATGTCCAGACCAACCTGACTGCGGCAATGAGCCTGATCGAGCCGCTGATCCTCATCGTCATGGGCGTTGTGGTCGTAACAATTTTGATTGCCCTCTATCTGCCCATCTTCAGCCTAAGCGCCGGTGGAACAACAAACTAG